Proteins from a single region of Mumia flava:
- a CDS encoding sulfotransferase family protein, translated as MSDSPDLSDHRLVILFGPGRSGTSSVAGTLARMGVDVPKPEVPPNNSNPRGFYEPQWVVDFHKDILGRANVSTLDVAPDAPEVAEKAAREGDAPDRLREWLAGALTESRQIIIKDPRTVLLSQLWIDAATDLGVEPGFLTMMRHPAEVSGSRTMHYAKSDDADRRRALAVRQIAGWVNIALISERVTRGHRRVTVRYPDLLEDWRRQADRIGSALDLRLDPPTSLAQHPVDEFLDAGLRRSQVDWSSLEVPDTLEAIGESLWEAYAGLIETDEADDASFDALAARYASVHAASVALATDHFRRVRKPRRNHAQGARRKTAQTSEPQRRRGPLSAIRGLRKG; from the coding sequence ATGTCTGATTCGCCCGATCTCTCCGACCACCGCCTGGTGATCCTGTTCGGCCCGGGCCGCAGCGGCACGAGCTCGGTCGCGGGCACCCTGGCGCGGATGGGGGTGGACGTCCCGAAGCCGGAGGTCCCACCGAACAACTCCAACCCGCGCGGGTTCTACGAGCCGCAGTGGGTGGTGGACTTCCACAAGGACATCCTGGGCCGTGCGAACGTCAGCACCCTCGATGTGGCCCCGGACGCCCCGGAGGTCGCCGAGAAGGCCGCACGCGAGGGCGACGCGCCCGACCGCCTCCGCGAGTGGCTGGCCGGCGCGCTCACCGAGTCGCGGCAGATCATCATCAAGGACCCGCGCACGGTCCTGCTGTCCCAGCTGTGGATCGATGCGGCCACCGACCTCGGCGTCGAGCCCGGCTTCCTGACGATGATGCGCCACCCGGCCGAGGTCTCGGGGAGCCGGACCATGCACTACGCGAAGTCCGACGACGCCGACCGACGCCGCGCGCTCGCCGTCCGACAGATCGCCGGCTGGGTCAACATCGCCCTGATCTCCGAGCGCGTCACCCGCGGCCACCGCCGGGTCACGGTCCGCTACCCGGACCTCCTGGAGGACTGGCGCCGGCAGGCCGACCGGATCGGATCGGCGCTCGACCTGCGCCTCGATCCGCCCACGAGCCTCGCCCAGCACCCCGTGGACGAGTTCCTCGACGCGGGCCTGCGCCGCTCCCAGGTCGACTGGTCCTCGCTGGAGGTTCCGGACACGCTCGAAGCGATCGGGGAGTCCCTCTGGGAGGCCTACGCCGGGCTGATCGAGACCGACGAGGCGGACGACGCGTCGTTCGACGCGCTCGCGGCGCGGTACGCGAGCGTGCACGCCGCGTCGGTGGCGCTGGCGACGGACCACTTCCGGCGGGTGCGCAAGCCCCGGCGCAACCACGCCCAGGGCGCTCGCCGCAAGACCGCGCAGACGTCCGAGCCGCAGCGTCGGCGGGGGCCCTTGAGCGCGATCCGCGGGCTCCGGAAGGGCTGA
- a CDS encoding sulfotransferase family protein, translated as MPTDPPTSRLVVVSGAGRSGTSTIAGTLNHLGVHSPVPSLGANESNPRGFFEPRWSVDFHNRILSRAEVDLTDGRPYALELVGEALNDDDRVRLRAWLSEQTAGRAQTVVKDPRTVWALALWHEVAEELRLQTADLMMLRHPAEVHGSRETHYGARRDRLGINFLSTNLTGWINANLMAERATRGSARAFVRYGDLLSDWRSVVARIGPALGLDLPDDEASQATVDGFIEPGLRRASTTWDDLNAPARLQEVAQGVWDALAVLADAPDGRSAEAEAALDSLSERFADDYAEAEAVSWYTQMAAEKRGKRLQRAEARAKKQAAQRKARDAAQAPSAAQAPGSSLTTRAGRRARQAFGRVSRAVRRR; from the coding sequence ATGCCGACAGACCCCCCGACGTCGCGTCTCGTCGTCGTCAGCGGCGCCGGCCGCAGCGGCACCAGCACGATCGCCGGCACGCTCAACCACCTCGGCGTGCACAGTCCGGTGCCGAGCCTGGGCGCCAACGAGTCGAACCCTCGCGGCTTCTTCGAGCCGCGGTGGTCCGTCGACTTCCACAACCGGATCCTCTCCCGCGCCGAGGTGGACCTGACCGACGGGCGCCCGTACGCGCTCGAGCTGGTCGGCGAGGCGCTGAACGACGACGACCGGGTGCGGCTGCGGGCCTGGCTGAGCGAGCAGACCGCAGGTCGGGCCCAGACCGTCGTCAAGGATCCGCGGACCGTCTGGGCGCTCGCGCTGTGGCACGAGGTTGCCGAGGAGCTGCGCCTGCAGACCGCCGACCTGATGATGCTGCGCCACCCGGCTGAGGTCCACGGGTCCCGTGAGACGCACTACGGCGCCCGCCGCGACCGACTCGGGATCAACTTCCTGTCGACCAACCTCACGGGCTGGATCAACGCCAACCTGATGGCCGAGCGTGCCACCCGGGGGAGTGCGCGCGCGTTCGTCCGGTACGGCGATCTGCTGTCCGACTGGCGCTCGGTCGTCGCGCGGATCGGTCCGGCGCTCGGGCTCGACCTCCCCGACGACGAGGCCTCCCAGGCCACCGTCGACGGGTTCATCGAGCCGGGTCTGCGGCGGGCCTCGACGACGTGGGACGACCTGAACGCCCCTGCGCGTCTGCAGGAGGTGGCGCAGGGCGTCTGGGACGCGCTCGCCGTCCTCGCCGACGCGCCCGACGGTCGCTCCGCGGAGGCCGAGGCGGCGCTGGACAGCCTGTCCGAACGGTTCGCGGACGACTACGCCGAGGCCGAAGCCGTCTCCTGGTACACGCAGATGGCGGCCGAGAAGCGCGGCAAGCGGCTCCAGCGGGCCGAGGCCCGTGCCAAGAAGCAGGCCGCGCAGCGCAAGGCACGCGACGCCGCCCAGGCGCCGTCGGCCGCTCAGGCGCCGGGATCGTCGCTCACCACGCGTGCCGGCCGCCGTGCTCGGCAGGCCTTCGGCCGCGTCTCCCGCGCCGTCCGTCGTCGCTGA
- the disA gene encoding DNA integrity scanning diadenylate cyclase DisA yields MGSVAPGTDLREGLERILRGRTGALVGLGLDKQVEQMCTGGFVLDIPFSPTALRELAKMDGAIILDRDATRILQAGVHLMPDPAIPTQETGTRHRTADRVARQASVPVISVSASMHIIALYIDGTRRVLEEASAILGRANQALATLERYKLRLDEVSGALSALEIEDLVTVRDVAAVAQRLEMVTRIAAEIEDYVLELGTDGRLLSLQLDELVTGVEVERELLVRDYVPAGRRARSLDEVLDSLSSIVGGDLVDLPAVAQAIGLGATEHLDSAVSPRGYRLLAKVPRLPNSVVDRLVDHFGTLQKLLAASTEDLQAVDGVGELRARSVREGLSRLAESSILERYV; encoded by the coding sequence CTGGGGTCGGTGGCGCCCGGGACCGACCTGCGTGAGGGACTCGAGCGGATCCTGCGCGGGAGGACCGGTGCGCTGGTCGGCCTCGGTCTCGACAAGCAGGTCGAGCAGATGTGCACCGGCGGCTTCGTCCTCGACATCCCGTTCTCCCCGACCGCGCTGCGCGAGCTCGCGAAGATGGACGGGGCCATCATCCTCGACCGGGACGCCACCCGGATCCTCCAGGCGGGCGTCCACCTGATGCCGGACCCGGCCATCCCGACGCAGGAGACCGGCACCCGCCACCGCACCGCCGACCGGGTCGCGCGCCAGGCCAGCGTGCCGGTGATCTCGGTGTCGGCCTCGATGCACATCATCGCGCTCTACATCGACGGCACTCGCCGGGTGCTGGAGGAGGCCAGCGCGATCCTGGGCCGCGCGAACCAAGCGCTCGCCACGCTGGAGCGCTACAAGCTGCGCCTCGACGAGGTCTCCGGCGCGCTCTCCGCGCTGGAGATCGAGGACCTGGTCACGGTCCGCGACGTCGCAGCGGTGGCCCAGCGGCTCGAGATGGTGACACGGATCGCCGCAGAGATCGAGGACTACGTGCTCGAGCTCGGCACGGACGGTCGCCTGCTCTCGCTCCAGCTCGACGAGCTGGTCACCGGGGTCGAGGTCGAGCGGGAGCTGCTCGTGCGCGACTACGTGCCGGCAGGCCGGCGGGCGCGCTCGCTGGACGAGGTGCTCGACTCGCTGTCGTCCATCGTCGGCGGCGACCTCGTCGACCTGCCCGCGGTGGCTCAGGCGATCGGGCTGGGGGCCACCGAGCACCTCGACTCCGCGGTCTCTCCGCGTGGCTACCGCCTCCTCGCCAAGGTCCCCCGCCTCCCCAACAGCGTCGTTGACCGCCTGGTCGACCACTTCGGGACCCTCCAGAAGCTGCTGGCCGCGAGCACGGAGGACCTCCAGGCCGTCGACGGTGTCGGCGAGCTCCGGGCCCGCAGCGTCCGCGAGGGCCTGTCCCGGCTCGCCGAGTCGAGCATCCTCGAGCGCTACGTCTGA
- a CDS encoding ATP-dependent Clp protease ATP-binding subunit, with translation MFERFTDRARRVVVLAQEEARMLSHNYIGTEHILLGLIHEGEGVAAKALENLGISLEAVREQVEEIIGQGQQAPSGHIPFTPRAKKVLELSLREALQLGHSYIGTEHILLGLIREGEGVAAQVLVKLGADLNRVRQQVIQLLSGYQGKETAAAGAPSESAPSSSLVLDQFGRNLTQAAREGKLDPVIGREKEIERVMQVLSRRTKNNPVLIGEPGVGKTTVVEGLAQDIVRGDVPETLRDKQIYTLDLGALVAGSRYRGDFEERLKKVLKEIRTRGDIVLFIDEIHTLVGAGAAEGAIDAASILKPMLARGELQTIGATTLDEYRKHFEKDAALERRFQPIQVAEPSIAHTIEMLKGLRDRYEAHHRVTITDEALVSAATLADRYISDRFLPDKAIDLVDEAGSRLRIRRMTAPPDLREFDDQIADVRRRKENAIDVQDFESAASLRNEERELVSSKTEREKQWRAGDMDEVAEVDDELIAEVLALATGIPIVKLSEDESSRLLNMEQELHKRVIGQDEAIKALSRAIRRTRAGLKDPRRPGGSFIFAGPSGVGKTWLSKALANFLFGDDDALIQLDMSEFSEKHTVSRLFGSPPGYVGYEEGGQLTEKVRRKPFSVVLFDEVEKAHPDIFNSLLQILEEGRLTDSQGRVVDFKNTVIIMTTNLGTRDIAKGVNLGFSQASDTLGSYEKMKAKVSEELKQHFRPEFLNRVDEIVVFPPLTQDEIIEMVDMMLDSVEKRLKDKDMSLELTSAAKNLLASRGFDPVLGARPLRRTVQREIEDTLAEKLLFGEVRPGQIVLVDVEGEGAGATFTFRGEPKAELPDTPMEASGTGSGGSSGPATGGASAAG, from the coding sequence ATGTTCGAGAGGTTCACCGACCGCGCCCGACGGGTGGTCGTGCTCGCCCAGGAAGAGGCGCGCATGCTCAGCCACAACTACATCGGCACCGAGCACATCCTCCTTGGTCTCATCCACGAGGGTGAGGGCGTCGCTGCCAAGGCGCTGGAGAACCTCGGCATCTCGCTGGAGGCCGTGCGCGAGCAGGTCGAGGAGATCATCGGCCAGGGTCAGCAGGCGCCCAGCGGGCACATCCCGTTCACGCCGCGTGCCAAGAAGGTTCTCGAGCTCAGCCTCCGCGAGGCGCTGCAGCTCGGTCACTCCTACATCGGCACCGAGCACATCCTCCTCGGTCTGATCCGCGAGGGCGAGGGCGTGGCGGCGCAGGTGCTGGTCAAGCTCGGCGCCGACCTCAACCGCGTCCGCCAGCAGGTCATCCAGCTGCTCAGCGGCTACCAGGGCAAGGAGACCGCCGCCGCCGGCGCGCCGTCGGAGTCGGCTCCGTCCAGCTCGCTGGTGCTCGACCAGTTCGGCCGCAACCTCACCCAGGCGGCGCGCGAGGGCAAGCTCGACCCGGTCATCGGGCGCGAGAAGGAGATCGAGCGCGTCATGCAGGTGCTGTCGCGCCGCACCAAGAACAACCCGGTCCTGATCGGCGAGCCCGGCGTCGGCAAGACGACGGTCGTCGAGGGCCTGGCCCAGGACATCGTCCGCGGCGACGTCCCCGAGACCCTGCGCGACAAGCAGATCTACACGCTGGACCTCGGCGCGCTGGTGGCCGGCTCCCGCTACCGCGGTGACTTCGAGGAGCGCCTGAAGAAGGTGCTCAAGGAGATCCGCACCCGCGGCGACATCGTGCTCTTCATCGACGAGATCCACACGCTCGTGGGCGCAGGTGCGGCCGAGGGCGCCATCGACGCCGCCAGCATCCTGAAGCCGATGCTGGCGCGCGGCGAGCTCCAGACGATCGGTGCGACGACGCTCGACGAGTACCGCAAGCACTTCGAGAAGGACGCGGCGCTGGAGCGGCGCTTCCAGCCGATCCAGGTCGCGGAGCCGTCGATCGCGCACACGATCGAGATGCTCAAGGGCCTGCGCGACCGGTACGAGGCGCACCACCGGGTGACGATCACCGACGAGGCGCTGGTCTCGGCCGCGACGCTGGCCGACCGCTACATCTCCGACCGCTTCCTTCCGGACAAGGCGATCGACCTGGTCGACGAGGCGGGGTCCCGGCTGCGGATCCGCCGGATGACGGCTCCGCCGGACCTGCGCGAGTTCGACGACCAGATCGCCGACGTCCGCCGTCGCAAGGAGAACGCCATCGACGTGCAGGACTTCGAGTCCGCAGCGTCGCTGCGCAACGAGGAGCGCGAGCTCGTCTCCTCCAAGACCGAGCGGGAGAAGCAGTGGCGCGCCGGTGACATGGACGAGGTCGCCGAGGTCGACGACGAGCTGATCGCGGAGGTCCTGGCCCTCGCCACGGGCATCCCGATCGTCAAGCTCAGCGAGGACGAGTCGAGCCGCCTGCTCAACATGGAGCAGGAGCTGCACAAGCGCGTGATCGGCCAGGACGAGGCGATCAAGGCGCTGTCCCGGGCGATCCGACGCACGCGTGCGGGTCTGAAGGACCCGCGCCGTCCCGGCGGGTCGTTCATCTTCGCCGGCCCCTCGGGCGTCGGCAAGACCTGGCTCTCCAAGGCGCTCGCGAACTTCCTGTTCGGCGACGACGACGCGCTCATCCAGCTCGACATGAGCGAGTTCTCCGAGAAGCACACCGTCTCCCGTCTGTTCGGCTCGCCTCCGGGCTACGTCGGCTACGAGGAGGGCGGCCAGCTCACGGAGAAGGTCCGTCGCAAGCCGTTCAGCGTGGTGCTGTTCGACGAGGTCGAGAAGGCCCACCCGGACATCTTCAACTCGCTGCTCCAGATCCTGGAGGAGGGGCGCCTGACCGACTCGCAGGGTCGGGTGGTCGACTTCAAGAACACCGTCATCATCATGACGACCAACCTCGGCACCCGGGACATCGCCAAGGGCGTCAACCTCGGGTTCAGCCAGGCCAGCGACACCCTCGGCTCGTACGAGAAGATGAAGGCGAAGGTGTCGGAGGAGCTGAAGCAGCACTTCCGGCCGGAGTTCCTCAACCGCGTCGACGAGATCGTGGTGTTCCCGCCGCTCACGCAGGACGAGATCATCGAGATGGTCGACATGATGCTCGACTCGGTCGAGAAGCGGCTTAAGGACAAGGACATGAGCCTCGAGCTCACGTCCGCGGCCAAGAACCTGCTGGCCTCCCGCGGCTTCGACCCGGTGCTCGGTGCCCGCCCGCTGCGTCGGACGGTGCAGCGCGAGATCGAGGACACGTTGGCGGAGAAGCTGCTGTTCGGCGAGGTCCGACCCGGCCAGATCGTCCTGGTCGACGTCGAGGGCGAGGGCGCAGGGGCGACCTTCACCTTCCGTGGCGAGCCGAAGGCCGAGCTGCCCGACACGCCCATGGAGGCGAGCGGGACCGGCTCCGGCGGTTCGTCCGGGCCCGCGACCGGCGGAGCCTCGGCGGCCGGCTGA
- the radA gene encoding DNA repair protein RadA has product MAKTTTTFRCAECGWSTTKWVGRCGECQAWGTVDQAGGPSPSRRTTATSVSRTAQPIAQIDVEASRARSTAIGELDRVLGGGLVPGAVVLLAGEPGVGKSTLLLELAARWARSLATTLYVSGEESTSQIRLRADRTRAVHDSLYLAAETDLGAVLAHIDEVDPSLLVLDSVQTVGSSSVDGIPGGVTQVREVASTLVQVAKARNIPTILVGHVTKDGSIAGPRVLEHLVDVVLHFEGERDSRLRLVRAVKNRFGPVDEIGCFDLADHGIVEVPDPTGLFVSRHQQPVSGTCVTVTMEGRRPLLAEVQALVSTSEIPQPRRATSGLDPSRLAMILAVLSRRCSIHLAKSDVYAATVGGARLREPSADLATALAVASSTHDVVVPTDVVALGEVGLAGEVRRVAHLEQRLRECARLGFRRAIVPQDGSSDLSGLEALDVIRVADLAAALRAIGVGR; this is encoded by the coding sequence ATGGCGAAGACCACCACGACGTTCCGCTGCGCCGAGTGCGGCTGGTCCACGACGAAGTGGGTCGGTCGGTGCGGCGAGTGCCAGGCCTGGGGCACGGTCGACCAGGCGGGCGGCCCCAGCCCGTCGCGTCGGACCACCGCCACCAGCGTCAGCCGGACCGCCCAGCCGATCGCGCAGATCGACGTCGAGGCCTCGCGTGCGCGGAGCACGGCGATCGGCGAGCTCGACCGGGTGCTCGGCGGCGGTCTCGTCCCGGGAGCCGTCGTCCTGCTCGCCGGTGAGCCCGGCGTCGGCAAGTCCACCCTGCTGCTCGAGCTCGCCGCACGCTGGGCCCGCTCGCTCGCGACGACGCTGTACGTCTCGGGCGAGGAGTCGACGTCCCAGATCCGGCTGCGCGCCGACCGCACGCGCGCCGTGCACGACTCGCTCTACCTCGCGGCCGAGACCGACCTCGGTGCCGTGCTGGCGCACATCGACGAGGTCGACCCGTCGCTGCTCGTGCTCGACTCCGTTCAGACCGTCGGCTCCTCCTCCGTCGACGGCATCCCCGGCGGCGTGACGCAGGTCCGCGAGGTCGCCTCGACGCTCGTGCAGGTCGCCAAGGCCCGCAACATCCCGACCATCCTCGTGGGTCACGTGACGAAGGACGGCAGCATCGCCGGACCCCGGGTGCTGGAGCACCTCGTGGACGTGGTGCTCCACTTCGAGGGCGAGCGTGATTCCCGGCTCCGGCTCGTCCGGGCCGTCAAGAACCGCTTCGGACCGGTCGACGAGATCGGATGCTTCGACCTTGCCGACCACGGGATCGTGGAGGTCCCGGACCCGACGGGGCTGTTCGTCTCCCGTCACCAGCAGCCCGTCTCGGGGACCTGTGTGACGGTCACCATGGAGGGCCGACGCCCGCTCCTGGCCGAGGTGCAGGCACTGGTGTCGACGAGCGAGATCCCGCAGCCCCGCCGCGCCACCAGCGGCCTCGACCCCAGCCGGCTGGCGATGATCCTCGCGGTGCTGTCGCGGCGCTGCTCGATCCACCTCGCCAAGTCGGACGTCTACGCCGCCACCGTCGGCGGGGCTCGTCTGCGTGAGCCGAGCGCCGATCTCGCGACCGCGCTCGCCGTCGCGTCCTCCACCCACGACGTGGTCGTCCCGACCGACGTCGTCGCGCTCGGCGAGGTCGGGCTGGCCGGTGAGGTCCGTCGCGTCGCCCACCTGGAGCAGCGGCTGCGGGAGTGCGCACGCCTCGGGTTCCGCCGCGCGATCGTGCCGCAGGACGGCTCGAGCGACCTGTCCGGGCTCGAGGCGCTCGACGTGATCCGGGTCGCCGATCTCGCCGCGGCGCTGCGGGCAATCGGGGTCGGGCGATGA
- a CDS encoding A/G-specific adenine glycosylase, whose translation MAIRLDLDHLDPLHDAVLTWYDAERRDLPWRSPGTSPWQVLVSEVMLQQTPVARVLEPYARWIERWPTPAALAAEPAGEAVRAWGRLGYPRRALRLHACAVALTEVYDGVLPEDVDELRALPGIGEYTAAAVAVFAYGRRHAVLDTNVRRVLSRLVDGEPYPPSTLTVAERRRARALLPDAPARSARWSIGLMEIGALVCRAQTPRCDACPVRTWCRWEGAGRPAYDGPPRRGQSYAGTDRQCRGRLLAVLRSSAAAVPGAVLRGAWDDDTQRERALDSLLDDGLVVITADGKYALPA comes from the coding sequence ATGGCGATCCGACTCGATCTCGACCACCTCGATCCCCTCCACGACGCCGTCCTCACCTGGTACGACGCCGAGCGCCGCGACCTGCCCTGGCGCTCGCCCGGCACCTCTCCGTGGCAGGTCCTGGTCTCGGAGGTCATGCTCCAGCAGACCCCGGTCGCCCGGGTCCTCGAGCCGTACGCCCGCTGGATCGAGCGCTGGCCGACGCCCGCGGCCCTGGCCGCCGAGCCGGCAGGCGAGGCGGTGCGGGCGTGGGGTCGTCTGGGGTACCCCCGCCGCGCCCTGCGGCTGCACGCGTGCGCCGTCGCGCTCACCGAGGTCTACGACGGCGTCCTGCCCGAGGACGTCGACGAGCTCCGCGCGCTGCCCGGGATCGGCGAGTACACCGCCGCCGCTGTCGCCGTCTTCGCGTACGGGCGCAGGCACGCGGTGCTGGACACGAACGTACGGCGTGTCCTGTCGCGCCTGGTCGACGGCGAGCCGTACCCACCGTCGACGCTCACCGTCGCGGAGCGGCGACGAGCCCGGGCCCTGCTCCCCGACGCCCCGGCGCGGTCGGCCCGCTGGTCCATCGGTCTGATGGAGATCGGCGCCCTGGTGTGCCGTGCTCAGACGCCGAGGTGCGATGCCTGCCCCGTCCGGACGTGGTGCCGCTGGGAGGGCGCCGGGCGTCCGGCGTACGACGGACCGCCGCGCCGAGGCCAGTCCTACGCCGGGACCGACCGGCAGTGCCGGGGACGGCTGCTGGCCGTGCTGCGGTCCAGCGCGGCCGCGGTCCCGGGGGCGGTGCTGCGTGGTGCGTGGGACGACGACACCCAGCGCGAGCGGGCGCTCGACTCGCTGCTCGACGACGGCCTGGTCGTGATCACCGCGGACGGGAAGTACGCGCTGCCGGCCTGA